In the Afipia sp. GAS231 genome, TGAGTCTCCTTGGGAGATCGGACGCTAATGCATCGCATCTTTCAGAGGTTCATTGATCTCTTGTCGGCTGCTGAAGATTCGGCCGGATTTTCTGATGCAATGGCCGTGACAGCTGCAGCTCTCGATCTATCTTGTTTTGCGTATCTCGGGCTGCCCCGCCAATCGCGCGGTAGACCACGTTTGATAACAACATACCCGGAGGAGTGGACCTCACATTACCTCAAGAGCCGGTATGAGCTTATCGACCCTGTCATCGCGCAAGCACTTCAAACCCCAGAGCCTTTTCAGTGGGGGATTGGATCGCGATCACCGTTCGACTCGCCCAAGCATCACCAGCTTTTGGATGAAGCTGCTCAGTTTGGCATCCGTACTGGCTTCACAGTTCCGATTCATGACGGACGTGGCCCGATTGCGGCACTAACCTTTGCCGCCAACAAACGAGAAGCGCCGTTTGAAACCTGTATTAACTCGCATGCACGCGTCCTTCAGCTTATGGCAATATATTTTCATGCTCACGTTCGCCGTAAGCTTACTGACCAGCCTAAAATAGGCGGAATACTTCTATCTCCTCGGGAGAGTGAATGCCTCCAATGGGCTGCACAGGGCAAAAGTTCCTGGGAAATCGGACGCATCCTTGGCATCTCAAGACACACCGTGGCTTCTTATCTTGATAATGCAAAGCAAAAGCTGGGGGTACGTACGATCGTACAAGCGGCAACCCGACTCTCGGCTGCAAAACAAGAAGAGCACAATTAAGGCGAGACTGCCCCCGCAGCTAGGGGTGATGCCTCCGATCATAAAGCGCGCTTCAAAGGATGACGTGCGCTGCATGGAGGAAATTATGATTCAGCTCATCACTGAGCGATGCTATGGCGAATTTGCGGAAGCTCTTATCTCGATGCACCGGCTCCGCTATCGGGTTTTCAAAGAAAGGCTGGACTGGGACGTGCACACCAGTGGGGATATGGAAGTCGATAGTTTTGACGCTCTCCATCCCGCTTATCTTTTGCAGCTAGCAACAGACGGTCGTCCACAGGGTTGCGTTAGATTACTTCCATCTGTCGGACCTACCATGCTGAGTGAAACGTTTCCGGTACTTCTAGCTGGTCAACGTGCACCGTCCACGTGCTCCATATGGGAAAGCAGTCGGTTCGCGCTGGATTTGGCTGCGGATGCTCCTAAGGGGAAGCACGCTATAGCTTGCGCAACATATGAATTGTTTGCTGGTATGATCGAGTTCGGCCTCTCGCGGCGACTTAGTGATATCGTCACAGTAACCGACGCTCGAATGGAACGAATCTTGCGCCGAGCCGGCTGGCCATTACGACGCTTAGGCAACCCGCGCAGCCTTGGAAACACCATGGCCGTTGCAGGATATCTCGAGATTTCCGCTGAGGTCCTGGCGGCGATTCGTAGCGCCGGTGGGTTCACCGGACCAGTCCTTTGGGAACCTGTCGTTCTCGCCGTCGCCTAATGTCAATCTCGCAACGCACCCTGCTGTCGCTCTAGGTAGATTGCGCGTCTGCTGAGCGACACAATGTGCCCGCCTCGGAGAACGAGAGAATGGACCAGCTACGCATACTCCGGATGCACGCTATTGATTTGAAGCAGCTCCGGTTTGCAGTCGCGGCCGCAGATTATGGAAGCATTCGGCAAGCCGCCGAAGTTCTGTCCATGCGACACTCGATCCTGAGCCGCTCTATTCGTCTTCTTGAGCATCG is a window encoding:
- a CDS encoding LuxR family transcriptional regulator — its product is MHRIFQRFIDLLSAAEDSAGFSDAMAVTAAALDLSCFAYLGLPRQSRGRPRLITTYPEEWTSHYLKSRYELIDPVIAQALQTPEPFQWGIGSRSPFDSPKHHQLLDEAAQFGIRTGFTVPIHDGRGPIAALTFAANKREAPFETCINSHARVLQLMAIYFHAHVRRKLTDQPKIGGILLSPRESECLQWAAQGKSSWEIGRILGISRHTVASYLDNAKQKLGVRTIVQAATRLSAAKQEEHN
- a CDS encoding acyl-homoserine-lactone synthase — protein: MIQLITERCYGEFAEALISMHRLRYRVFKERLDWDVHTSGDMEVDSFDALHPAYLLQLATDGRPQGCVRLLPSVGPTMLSETFPVLLAGQRAPSTCSIWESSRFALDLAADAPKGKHAIACATYELFAGMIEFGLSRRLSDIVTVTDARMERILRRAGWPLRRLGNPRSLGNTMAVAGYLEISAEVLAAIRSAGGFTGPVLWEPVVLAVA